Proteins from one Bombyx mori chromosome 1, ASM3026992v2 genomic window:
- the LOC101743510 gene encoding cold shock domain-containing protein E1 isoform X1, producing the protein MSSNPQWKMFQPPDSHSSPLQDILDLQHSNMQHKSSYRNGTYSSEYPSSPRDNYNGGSKSSGGNRFSGGYNADGCPMGDSAYSSSSTNNSSSQYDSVNHPPIRETGIIEKLLHSYGFIQCCERQARLFFHFSQFSGNTEHLKIGDPVEFEMTYDRRTGKPIASTVTKIAPEVVLSEARVTGTVTTEVKGEGSGDNTGRISYETRGECFFLPYTKDDVEGNVTLRTGDAVSFQIATNQRGTLGACHIRFENPVHPVKYHGVVCSMKENFGFIERADVVKEIFFHFSETKCKEELTLGDDVEFIIQTRNGKEVACNITKLPSGSVVFEDVSPEIMRGQVLKPLERGNLVRATQNDPLPGRIRYRAADHSEVEVPFGDKDQCGEFTLRHGDWVQFQVATDRRDQLKRATNISLLDESFYVSGERREQGLVCSLREGFGFIRCVEREQTMFFHFAEVLRLGQDLTVGDEVEFTVDHLSTFSNMNTRQSAIRIKHLSPGTVQFETLIERGVRGVVTKEAQVYNNTGSPTRQPPPDTNGLISCQINQTKKSLPFMAKKCESKMLPRVGDKVTFDLYQVKRTKELVAMSVQVQHSLTNGNSSNGNGSRPIMQGFIAALKDGFGFIETSDHTKEVFFHFSNLEGSPENLELGIEVEYSLGRLNGSGGGCASAEYVRVLARGTIPIAKPLEPTLNGTVTRTLRALNPDQAQYSGLIQVEGGTSYEFGIMGLSCKREILQVGDPVTFQADIEGRASNIVPIRKKRRAIVDAIKGVFGFLSVDGEDTRRLFFHMSEVRGNPSELQSGDTVEFVMLTNPRNGKSSACNVVKIASKGKVRSERPERLLSRLRTASLEESAGPRVIAVRTPRGPDGSRGFRPRRPIAELLAE; encoded by the exons GTACCTACAGCAGTGAGTACCCAAGTTCTCCTCGGGATAATTATAATGGTGGTTCCAAATCAAGTGGTGGAAACCGATTCTCAGGTGGATACAATGCTGATGGATGTCCAATGGGTGACTCAGCATATTCATCTTCTTCAACCAATAACAGTTCATCCCAATATGACTCAGTCAATCACCCACCTATTAGAGAGACCGGCATTATTGAAAAACTTCTCCATTCTTATGGTTTCATACAATGCTGTGAGAGGCAAGCCCGTCTTTTTTTCCACTTCAGTCAGTTCAGTGGTAATACTGAACATCTTAAAATAGGTGACCCTGTGGAATTTGAAATGACTTATGATCGTCGAACAGGCAAACCAATTGCATCAACAGTCACTAAAATTGCACCGGAAGTG GTATTAAGCGAAGCTAGAGTCACAGGCACTGTAACAACAGAAGTAAAAGGTGAAGGATCTGGTGATAATACAGGTAGAATATCCTATGAAACTCGTGGAGAATGTTTCTTCTTGCCCTATACAAAAGATGATGTTGAAGGGAATGTCACTTTACGCACTGGAGATGCTGTCAGCTTTCAAATTGCAACTAATCAAAG AGGAACATTAGGTGCTTGTCATATACGTTTTGAGAACCCCGTACATCCAGTTAAATATCATGGAGTTGTCTGCTCCATGAAAGAAAATTTTGGTTTTATTGAACGTGCCGATGTTGTAAAAGAGATATTCTTTCATTTTTCTGAAACTAAATGTAAAGAAGAATTGACTCTCGGTGATGATGTCGAGTTTATTATACAAACTAGAAAT GGCAAAGAAGTGGCATGTAACATTACTAAGTTACCAAGTGGTTCAGTTGTGTTTGAAGATGTAAGTCCTGAAATAATGCGTGGTCAGGTGTTGAAGCCTTTGGAACGCGGTAACTTGGTGCGTGCAACACAGAACGATCCTCTCCCTGGGCGCATCCGATACCGTGCTGCAGATCATTCTGAAGTTGAG GTCCCCTTTGGAGATAAAGACCAGTGTGGTGAGTTTACGCTCCGACACGGAGATTGGGTGCAGTTTCAAGTTGCAACCGATCGTCGTGATCAGCTCAAGCGCGCCACTAATATTTCTCTCCTCGATGAATCTTTTTATGTATCTGGCGAACG GCGGGAGCAAGGCCTCGTGTGCTCTCTGCGGGAAGGGTTCGGATTCATCCGTTGCGTGGAAAGAGAACAGACTATGTTCTTTCATTTCGCCGAGGTTCTTCGCTTAGGACAAGATCTCACCGTTGGAGATGAG GTGGAGTTTACCGTTGACCATTTATCGACATTCTCGAACATGAACACGCGGCAATCAGCTATTCGCATCAAGCATCTCTCGCCGGGCACGGTTCAGTTCGAGACTCTGATCGAGCGCGGCGTCAGAGGTGTTGTGACCAAGGAAGCTCAAGTGTACAACAACACCGGCAGTCCGACCCGACAGCCTCCA CCGGATACAAATGGACTAATCTCTTGTCAGATTAATCAGACTAAGAAATCTCTGCCTTTTATGGCCAAAAAATGCGAATCAAAAATGCTACCCCGTGTTGGAGACAAGGTCACCTTCGACTTATACCAg GTTAAACGCACAAAGGAGCTTGTAGCGATGTCAGTACAAGTCCAACACAGTCTTACAAACGGCAACTCGAGTAATGGAAACGGCAGCCGTCCCATCATGCAAGGTTTCATAGCTGCTCTGAAAGATGGATTTGGTTTTATTGAAACATCAGATCACACCAAAGAAGTGTTTTTCCACTTCAG TAATTTGGAAGGTAGCCCGGAAAATTTGGAATTGGGCATCGAAGTCGAGTATAGTTTGGGTCGCCTGAACGGCTCTGGCGGGGGCTGTGCAAGCGCTGAATACGTCCGTGTTTTGGCTCGAGGTACTATACCTATTGCGAAGCCGCTAGAACCAACTCTAAATGGAACTGTGACGAGAACCTTACGGGCTCTGAACCCTGATCAAGCCCAATATTCCG GTTTGATTCAAGTGGAAGGTGGGACAAGCTATGAGTTTGGCATTATGGGATTATCATGCAAGCGTGAGATTCTGCAGGTTGGTGATCCAGTAACTTTTCAAGCTGACATAGAGGGACGGGCCAGTAACATAGTGCCAATTAGAAAGAAGCGACGTGCCATTGTTGACGCCATAAAAG GTGTTTTTGGCTTTTTGTCTGTCGACGGCGAAGATACTCGTCGTTTGTTCTTCCACATGTCTGAGGTTCGAGGTAATCCCTCCGAGTTGCAGTCGGGGGATACTGTTGAGTTCGTGATGCTTACTAATCCTCGTAATGGGAAGTCTTCTGCTTGCAATGTCGTTAAAATAGC gaGCAAGGGTAAAGTGAGAAGTGAACGTCCAGAGCGGCTTCTCTCTCGGCTCCGGACGGCTTCGTTGGAGGAGTCGGCAGGGCCTCGAGTGATTGCTGTGCGCACTCCACGCGGCCCCGACGGATCGAGAGGCTTCCGTCCGCGTCGTCCCATCGCAG AATTGTTGGCCGAGTGA
- the LOC101743510 gene encoding cold shock domain-containing protein E1 isoform X2, translating into MFQPPDSHSSPLQDILDLQHSNMQHKSSYRNGTYSSEYPSSPRDNYNGGSKSSGGNRFSGGYNADGCPMGDSAYSSSSTNNSSSQYDSVNHPPIRETGIIEKLLHSYGFIQCCERQARLFFHFSQFSGNTEHLKIGDPVEFEMTYDRRTGKPIASTVTKIAPEVVLSEARVTGTVTTEVKGEGSGDNTGRISYETRGECFFLPYTKDDVEGNVTLRTGDAVSFQIATNQRGTLGACHIRFENPVHPVKYHGVVCSMKENFGFIERADVVKEIFFHFSETKCKEELTLGDDVEFIIQTRNGKEVACNITKLPSGSVVFEDVSPEIMRGQVLKPLERGNLVRATQNDPLPGRIRYRAADHSEVEVPFGDKDQCGEFTLRHGDWVQFQVATDRRDQLKRATNISLLDESFYVSGERREQGLVCSLREGFGFIRCVEREQTMFFHFAEVLRLGQDLTVGDEVEFTVDHLSTFSNMNTRQSAIRIKHLSPGTVQFETLIERGVRGVVTKEAQVYNNTGSPTRQPPPDTNGLISCQINQTKKSLPFMAKKCESKMLPRVGDKVTFDLYQVKRTKELVAMSVQVQHSLTNGNSSNGNGSRPIMQGFIAALKDGFGFIETSDHTKEVFFHFSNLEGSPENLELGIEVEYSLGRLNGSGGGCASAEYVRVLARGTIPIAKPLEPTLNGTVTRTLRALNPDQAQYSGLIQVEGGTSYEFGIMGLSCKREILQVGDPVTFQADIEGRASNIVPIRKKRRAIVDAIKGVFGFLSVDGEDTRRLFFHMSEVRGNPSELQSGDTVEFVMLTNPRNGKSSACNVVKIASKGKVRSERPERLLSRLRTASLEESAGPRVIAVRTPRGPDGSRGFRPRRPIAELLAE; encoded by the exons GTACCTACAGCAGTGAGTACCCAAGTTCTCCTCGGGATAATTATAATGGTGGTTCCAAATCAAGTGGTGGAAACCGATTCTCAGGTGGATACAATGCTGATGGATGTCCAATGGGTGACTCAGCATATTCATCTTCTTCAACCAATAACAGTTCATCCCAATATGACTCAGTCAATCACCCACCTATTAGAGAGACCGGCATTATTGAAAAACTTCTCCATTCTTATGGTTTCATACAATGCTGTGAGAGGCAAGCCCGTCTTTTTTTCCACTTCAGTCAGTTCAGTGGTAATACTGAACATCTTAAAATAGGTGACCCTGTGGAATTTGAAATGACTTATGATCGTCGAACAGGCAAACCAATTGCATCAACAGTCACTAAAATTGCACCGGAAGTG GTATTAAGCGAAGCTAGAGTCACAGGCACTGTAACAACAGAAGTAAAAGGTGAAGGATCTGGTGATAATACAGGTAGAATATCCTATGAAACTCGTGGAGAATGTTTCTTCTTGCCCTATACAAAAGATGATGTTGAAGGGAATGTCACTTTACGCACTGGAGATGCTGTCAGCTTTCAAATTGCAACTAATCAAAG AGGAACATTAGGTGCTTGTCATATACGTTTTGAGAACCCCGTACATCCAGTTAAATATCATGGAGTTGTCTGCTCCATGAAAGAAAATTTTGGTTTTATTGAACGTGCCGATGTTGTAAAAGAGATATTCTTTCATTTTTCTGAAACTAAATGTAAAGAAGAATTGACTCTCGGTGATGATGTCGAGTTTATTATACAAACTAGAAAT GGCAAAGAAGTGGCATGTAACATTACTAAGTTACCAAGTGGTTCAGTTGTGTTTGAAGATGTAAGTCCTGAAATAATGCGTGGTCAGGTGTTGAAGCCTTTGGAACGCGGTAACTTGGTGCGTGCAACACAGAACGATCCTCTCCCTGGGCGCATCCGATACCGTGCTGCAGATCATTCTGAAGTTGAG GTCCCCTTTGGAGATAAAGACCAGTGTGGTGAGTTTACGCTCCGACACGGAGATTGGGTGCAGTTTCAAGTTGCAACCGATCGTCGTGATCAGCTCAAGCGCGCCACTAATATTTCTCTCCTCGATGAATCTTTTTATGTATCTGGCGAACG GCGGGAGCAAGGCCTCGTGTGCTCTCTGCGGGAAGGGTTCGGATTCATCCGTTGCGTGGAAAGAGAACAGACTATGTTCTTTCATTTCGCCGAGGTTCTTCGCTTAGGACAAGATCTCACCGTTGGAGATGAG GTGGAGTTTACCGTTGACCATTTATCGACATTCTCGAACATGAACACGCGGCAATCAGCTATTCGCATCAAGCATCTCTCGCCGGGCACGGTTCAGTTCGAGACTCTGATCGAGCGCGGCGTCAGAGGTGTTGTGACCAAGGAAGCTCAAGTGTACAACAACACCGGCAGTCCGACCCGACAGCCTCCA CCGGATACAAATGGACTAATCTCTTGTCAGATTAATCAGACTAAGAAATCTCTGCCTTTTATGGCCAAAAAATGCGAATCAAAAATGCTACCCCGTGTTGGAGACAAGGTCACCTTCGACTTATACCAg GTTAAACGCACAAAGGAGCTTGTAGCGATGTCAGTACAAGTCCAACACAGTCTTACAAACGGCAACTCGAGTAATGGAAACGGCAGCCGTCCCATCATGCAAGGTTTCATAGCTGCTCTGAAAGATGGATTTGGTTTTATTGAAACATCAGATCACACCAAAGAAGTGTTTTTCCACTTCAG TAATTTGGAAGGTAGCCCGGAAAATTTGGAATTGGGCATCGAAGTCGAGTATAGTTTGGGTCGCCTGAACGGCTCTGGCGGGGGCTGTGCAAGCGCTGAATACGTCCGTGTTTTGGCTCGAGGTACTATACCTATTGCGAAGCCGCTAGAACCAACTCTAAATGGAACTGTGACGAGAACCTTACGGGCTCTGAACCCTGATCAAGCCCAATATTCCG GTTTGATTCAAGTGGAAGGTGGGACAAGCTATGAGTTTGGCATTATGGGATTATCATGCAAGCGTGAGATTCTGCAGGTTGGTGATCCAGTAACTTTTCAAGCTGACATAGAGGGACGGGCCAGTAACATAGTGCCAATTAGAAAGAAGCGACGTGCCATTGTTGACGCCATAAAAG GTGTTTTTGGCTTTTTGTCTGTCGACGGCGAAGATACTCGTCGTTTGTTCTTCCACATGTCTGAGGTTCGAGGTAATCCCTCCGAGTTGCAGTCGGGGGATACTGTTGAGTTCGTGATGCTTACTAATCCTCGTAATGGGAAGTCTTCTGCTTGCAATGTCGTTAAAATAGC gaGCAAGGGTAAAGTGAGAAGTGAACGTCCAGAGCGGCTTCTCTCTCGGCTCCGGACGGCTTCGTTGGAGGAGTCGGCAGGGCCTCGAGTGATTGCTGTGCGCACTCCACGCGGCCCCGACGGATCGAGAGGCTTCCGTCCGCGTCGTCCCATCGCAG AATTGTTGGCCGAGTGA
- the LOC101743510 gene encoding cold shock domain-containing protein E1 isoform X3 translates to MQHKSSYRNGTYSSEYPSSPRDNYNGGSKSSGGNRFSGGYNADGCPMGDSAYSSSSTNNSSSQYDSVNHPPIRETGIIEKLLHSYGFIQCCERQARLFFHFSQFSGNTEHLKIGDPVEFEMTYDRRTGKPIASTVTKIAPEVVLSEARVTGTVTTEVKGEGSGDNTGRISYETRGECFFLPYTKDDVEGNVTLRTGDAVSFQIATNQRGTLGACHIRFENPVHPVKYHGVVCSMKENFGFIERADVVKEIFFHFSETKCKEELTLGDDVEFIIQTRNGKEVACNITKLPSGSVVFEDVSPEIMRGQVLKPLERGNLVRATQNDPLPGRIRYRAADHSEVEVPFGDKDQCGEFTLRHGDWVQFQVATDRRDQLKRATNISLLDESFYVSGERREQGLVCSLREGFGFIRCVEREQTMFFHFAEVLRLGQDLTVGDEVEFTVDHLSTFSNMNTRQSAIRIKHLSPGTVQFETLIERGVRGVVTKEAQVYNNTGSPTRQPPPDTNGLISCQINQTKKSLPFMAKKCESKMLPRVGDKVTFDLYQVKRTKELVAMSVQVQHSLTNGNSSNGNGSRPIMQGFIAALKDGFGFIETSDHTKEVFFHFSNLEGSPENLELGIEVEYSLGRLNGSGGGCASAEYVRVLARGTIPIAKPLEPTLNGTVTRTLRALNPDQAQYSGLIQVEGGTSYEFGIMGLSCKREILQVGDPVTFQADIEGRASNIVPIRKKRRAIVDAIKGVFGFLSVDGEDTRRLFFHMSEVRGNPSELQSGDTVEFVMLTNPRNGKSSACNVVKIASKGKVRSERPERLLSRLRTASLEESAGPRVIAVRTPRGPDGSRGFRPRRPIAELLAE, encoded by the exons GTACCTACAGCAGTGAGTACCCAAGTTCTCCTCGGGATAATTATAATGGTGGTTCCAAATCAAGTGGTGGAAACCGATTCTCAGGTGGATACAATGCTGATGGATGTCCAATGGGTGACTCAGCATATTCATCTTCTTCAACCAATAACAGTTCATCCCAATATGACTCAGTCAATCACCCACCTATTAGAGAGACCGGCATTATTGAAAAACTTCTCCATTCTTATGGTTTCATACAATGCTGTGAGAGGCAAGCCCGTCTTTTTTTCCACTTCAGTCAGTTCAGTGGTAATACTGAACATCTTAAAATAGGTGACCCTGTGGAATTTGAAATGACTTATGATCGTCGAACAGGCAAACCAATTGCATCAACAGTCACTAAAATTGCACCGGAAGTG GTATTAAGCGAAGCTAGAGTCACAGGCACTGTAACAACAGAAGTAAAAGGTGAAGGATCTGGTGATAATACAGGTAGAATATCCTATGAAACTCGTGGAGAATGTTTCTTCTTGCCCTATACAAAAGATGATGTTGAAGGGAATGTCACTTTACGCACTGGAGATGCTGTCAGCTTTCAAATTGCAACTAATCAAAG AGGAACATTAGGTGCTTGTCATATACGTTTTGAGAACCCCGTACATCCAGTTAAATATCATGGAGTTGTCTGCTCCATGAAAGAAAATTTTGGTTTTATTGAACGTGCCGATGTTGTAAAAGAGATATTCTTTCATTTTTCTGAAACTAAATGTAAAGAAGAATTGACTCTCGGTGATGATGTCGAGTTTATTATACAAACTAGAAAT GGCAAAGAAGTGGCATGTAACATTACTAAGTTACCAAGTGGTTCAGTTGTGTTTGAAGATGTAAGTCCTGAAATAATGCGTGGTCAGGTGTTGAAGCCTTTGGAACGCGGTAACTTGGTGCGTGCAACACAGAACGATCCTCTCCCTGGGCGCATCCGATACCGTGCTGCAGATCATTCTGAAGTTGAG GTCCCCTTTGGAGATAAAGACCAGTGTGGTGAGTTTACGCTCCGACACGGAGATTGGGTGCAGTTTCAAGTTGCAACCGATCGTCGTGATCAGCTCAAGCGCGCCACTAATATTTCTCTCCTCGATGAATCTTTTTATGTATCTGGCGAACG GCGGGAGCAAGGCCTCGTGTGCTCTCTGCGGGAAGGGTTCGGATTCATCCGTTGCGTGGAAAGAGAACAGACTATGTTCTTTCATTTCGCCGAGGTTCTTCGCTTAGGACAAGATCTCACCGTTGGAGATGAG GTGGAGTTTACCGTTGACCATTTATCGACATTCTCGAACATGAACACGCGGCAATCAGCTATTCGCATCAAGCATCTCTCGCCGGGCACGGTTCAGTTCGAGACTCTGATCGAGCGCGGCGTCAGAGGTGTTGTGACCAAGGAAGCTCAAGTGTACAACAACACCGGCAGTCCGACCCGACAGCCTCCA CCGGATACAAATGGACTAATCTCTTGTCAGATTAATCAGACTAAGAAATCTCTGCCTTTTATGGCCAAAAAATGCGAATCAAAAATGCTACCCCGTGTTGGAGACAAGGTCACCTTCGACTTATACCAg GTTAAACGCACAAAGGAGCTTGTAGCGATGTCAGTACAAGTCCAACACAGTCTTACAAACGGCAACTCGAGTAATGGAAACGGCAGCCGTCCCATCATGCAAGGTTTCATAGCTGCTCTGAAAGATGGATTTGGTTTTATTGAAACATCAGATCACACCAAAGAAGTGTTTTTCCACTTCAG TAATTTGGAAGGTAGCCCGGAAAATTTGGAATTGGGCATCGAAGTCGAGTATAGTTTGGGTCGCCTGAACGGCTCTGGCGGGGGCTGTGCAAGCGCTGAATACGTCCGTGTTTTGGCTCGAGGTACTATACCTATTGCGAAGCCGCTAGAACCAACTCTAAATGGAACTGTGACGAGAACCTTACGGGCTCTGAACCCTGATCAAGCCCAATATTCCG GTTTGATTCAAGTGGAAGGTGGGACAAGCTATGAGTTTGGCATTATGGGATTATCATGCAAGCGTGAGATTCTGCAGGTTGGTGATCCAGTAACTTTTCAAGCTGACATAGAGGGACGGGCCAGTAACATAGTGCCAATTAGAAAGAAGCGACGTGCCATTGTTGACGCCATAAAAG GTGTTTTTGGCTTTTTGTCTGTCGACGGCGAAGATACTCGTCGTTTGTTCTTCCACATGTCTGAGGTTCGAGGTAATCCCTCCGAGTTGCAGTCGGGGGATACTGTTGAGTTCGTGATGCTTACTAATCCTCGTAATGGGAAGTCTTCTGCTTGCAATGTCGTTAAAATAGC gaGCAAGGGTAAAGTGAGAAGTGAACGTCCAGAGCGGCTTCTCTCTCGGCTCCGGACGGCTTCGTTGGAGGAGTCGGCAGGGCCTCGAGTGATTGCTGTGCGCACTCCACGCGGCCCCGACGGATCGAGAGGCTTCCGTCCGCGTCGTCCCATCGCAG AATTGTTGGCCGAGTGA